In Salinibacterium sp. dk2585, a single window of DNA contains:
- a CDS encoding TetR/AcrR family transcriptional regulator has product MDVRSERTLRSLQDALLALARERPLDSITVSDIVTRANVNRSTFYQHYSDKETLLADAIDTATGEAGARLPKIEEPLHEPPTALLDYLRHLEENADLYRRVLSGSTTVAARLRERIRAIVLDAITDVGPPGYAGMPLDVVAAGITGSALGVIEAWLARDPLPPAEIASDWVWRVLTGPVTLHIE; this is encoded by the coding sequence ATGGATGTCCGATCTGAGCGCACGCTGCGTAGCCTGCAGGATGCCCTGCTCGCGCTCGCTCGCGAGCGTCCGCTCGACTCCATCACCGTGAGTGACATCGTTACGCGGGCAAACGTCAACCGCAGCACCTTCTATCAGCACTACTCCGACAAGGAAACGCTGCTCGCCGATGCGATCGACACCGCGACAGGGGAGGCCGGCGCGCGCCTCCCCAAGATCGAGGAACCGCTCCACGAACCCCCCACGGCGCTGCTCGACTACCTCCGGCACCTCGAGGAGAACGCGGACCTCTACCGCCGCGTGCTGAGCGGATCGACCACCGTCGCCGCCCGGCTGAGAGAGCGCATCCGCGCCATCGTGCTGGATGCCATCACCGACGTGGGCCCGCCGGGCTACGCCGGCATGCCACTCGATGTCGTCGCGGCGGGCATCACGGGCTCCGCGCTCGGGGTCATCGAGGCATGGCTCGCACGAGACCCGCTGCCGCCCGCAGAGATCGCGAGCGACTGGGTGTGGCGGGTGCTGACGGGCCCGGTCACGCTGCACATCGAGTAG
- a CDS encoding MMPL family transporter, with the protein MANLLYRLGHLASRRSWTFIVSWLAVLAIAGGSFLAFGGTLTSSLSIPGTETERVTEQLDERLEGVGGASATVVFQSEDGEALTETQREEISALLADVADIDGVDATVDPFQTEEQRTAQEEELEAGLAQIEAAEQQLDAAQAQLDAGQQQLDAGQAELDAAVAQAQAGGLYEVAKPQLDAQQAAIDAQQQVIDEGQAEIDAGRAEIESGREEAEVGQRLMEYASGFGTISDDEATAIGVIQFESDLFGLSDELKAEVASVLDDATIEGVQVDYSSTIATSIEGLLGPGEIIGVMIAAIVLLIMLRSIIPAMLPLISSIIGVGVGVAGSLAFSSVTDMTSVTPVLGVMLGLAVGIDYSLFIINRHRTQVRSGMNVRESIGLANGTSGNAVVFAGATVIIALLALNVTGIPFLGVMGTVAAVCVLIAVLVAVSLTPALLGLAGEKVLNRKERAQVGKGHSEKPARTMSTPVALAVTAASIIGLLVIAIPALSLRLGLPDGASEPVDSTQYRSYTAIAEEFGAGQSGPIIVTAELPEAVDSGEELATQADIAGKLMERDDIAAVIPVGVSEEGDYFAFQVIPIDGPSSETTEDLVNELRADSPLDSDIEVGVAGQASGNIDVSQKLQDVLPLYLGVVVGLSLLIMILVFRSLLVPIIATAGFVLSFFAALGAITAVYQWGWLADIFQVANPGPVLSFAPLIIMGVLFGLAMDYQLFLASGMREAYVHGMPARQAVIAGRRNARAVITAAAIIMIAVFGGFIFAHMTMVRPLGFGLAVGVLFDAFVVRLLLVPALMHLVGDKAWWLPKWLDRILPNADVEGASLEREHPVPGARQEAPASR; encoded by the coding sequence ATGGCCAACCTGCTCTACCGGCTCGGGCACCTTGCAAGCCGCCGCTCGTGGACCTTCATCGTGTCGTGGCTCGCCGTGCTCGCGATCGCGGGCGGCTCGTTCCTCGCCTTTGGCGGCACACTCACCTCGAGCCTCAGCATCCCCGGCACGGAGACGGAGCGGGTGACGGAGCAGCTCGATGAGCGGCTCGAGGGCGTCGGCGGGGCAAGCGCCACTGTCGTCTTCCAGTCCGAGGACGGCGAGGCCCTCACGGAGACGCAGCGCGAGGAGATCAGTGCGCTGCTTGCGGATGTCGCAGACATCGACGGCGTGGATGCCACGGTTGACCCCTTCCAGACCGAGGAGCAGCGCACCGCGCAGGAGGAGGAGCTTGAGGCCGGCCTCGCGCAGATCGAGGCCGCGGAACAGCAGCTCGACGCGGCGCAGGCGCAGCTCGATGCGGGGCAGCAGCAGCTCGACGCGGGCCAGGCAGAACTCGACGCCGCCGTCGCACAGGCGCAGGCCGGTGGGCTCTACGAGGTGGCGAAGCCGCAGCTCGACGCGCAGCAGGCCGCCATCGACGCGCAGCAGCAGGTCATCGACGAGGGCCAGGCGGAGATCGATGCCGGTCGCGCCGAGATCGAATCCGGTCGCGAAGAGGCCGAGGTCGGCCAGCGGCTCATGGAATACGCCTCCGGCTTCGGCACGATCTCAGACGATGAGGCGACCGCGATCGGCGTCATCCAGTTCGAGTCCGACCTCTTCGGCCTCAGCGACGAACTCAAGGCCGAGGTCGCCAGCGTGCTTGACGACGCCACCATCGAGGGCGTGCAGGTCGACTACTCGTCCACCATCGCGACCTCGATCGAGGGCCTGCTGGGGCCGGGCGAGATCATCGGCGTCATGATCGCCGCGATCGTGCTGCTCATCATGCTGCGGTCGATCATCCCCGCGATGCTCCCCCTCATCTCGTCGATCATCGGCGTGGGCGTGGGAGTCGCGGGCTCCCTCGCCTTCTCGAGCGTCACAGACATGACCTCGGTCACGCCGGTACTGGGAGTCATGCTCGGCCTCGCGGTCGGCATCGACTATTCCCTCTTCATCATCAACCGTCATCGCACCCAGGTGCGCTCGGGCATGAACGTGCGCGAGTCGATCGGCCTCGCCAACGGCACCTCGGGCAACGCGGTCGTCTTCGCCGGTGCGACCGTCATCATCGCGCTGCTCGCCCTCAATGTGACAGGCATCCCGTTCCTCGGCGTCATGGGAACGGTCGCAGCCGTCTGCGTGCTCATCGCCGTGCTGGTCGCCGTGAGCCTCACACCCGCGCTGCTCGGCCTCGCCGGGGAGAAGGTGCTCAACCGCAAGGAACGAGCCCAGGTCGGCAAGGGCCACAGCGAGAAGCCCGCGCGCACGATGAGCACGCCCGTCGCCCTCGCTGTGACCGCGGCCTCCATCATCGGCCTCCTCGTCATCGCCATCCCGGCCCTGTCGCTGCGGCTCGGCCTGCCCGACGGCGCAAGCGAGCCGGTCGACTCGACCCAGTACCGCTCCTACACGGCCATCGCCGAGGAGTTCGGCGCGGGGCAGAGTGGACCCATCATCGTCACCGCCGAACTGCCGGAGGCGGTCGACTCGGGAGAGGAGCTCGCAACCCAGGCCGACATCGCCGGGAAGCTCATGGAGCGCGACGACATCGCCGCCGTCATCCCCGTGGGCGTCTCGGAAGAGGGCGACTACTTCGCGTTCCAGGTCATCCCCATCGACGGGCCGTCGAGCGAGACGACCGAGGACCTCGTGAACGAGCTCCGCGCCGACTCGCCGCTCGACAGCGACATCGAGGTGGGGGTCGCTGGCCAGGCGAGCGGCAACATCGACGTCTCACAGAAGCTGCAGGATGTGCTGCCCCTTTACCTCGGCGTCGTCGTCGGGCTCTCGCTGCTCATCATGATCCTGGTGTTCCGCTCGCTGCTCGTGCCGATCATCGCCACCGCGGGATTCGTGCTGTCGTTCTTCGCGGCGCTCGGCGCCATCACCGCCGTGTACCAGTGGGGCTGGCTCGCCGACATCTTCCAGGTCGCAAACCCCGGTCCCGTGCTGAGCTTCGCGCCGCTCATCATCATGGGCGTGCTCTTCGGGCTCGCGATGGACTACCAGCTGTTCCTCGCATCCGGAATGCGTGAGGCTTACGTGCACGGCATGCCGGCGCGCCAGGCGGTCATCGCCGGGCGCCGCAACGCCCGCGCCGTGATCACTGCCGCGGCCATCATCATGATCGCCGTCTTCGGCGGCTTCATCTTCGCCCACATGACGATGGTGCGGCCGCTCGGCTTCGGCCTGGCCGTCGGCGTGCTCTTCGACGCCTTCGTCGTGCGCCTGCTGCTCGTGCCGGCGCTCATGCACCTCGTGGGCGACAAGGCGTGGTGGCTGCCCAAGTGGCTCGACCGCATCCTGCCGAATGCCGACGTCGAGGGCGCCTCGCTCGAGCGCGAGCACCCGGTACCGGGCGCGCGCCAAGAGGCACCCGCCAGCCGCTAG
- a CDS encoding GGDEF domain-containing protein, whose product MSELSRPGESRPLLNARLLGLSGPVWSMMLVLGAGVLLLVFGLVFPAHSAHNVPLKVCAALVGLALLAVLLTLRNRTPMWVLWGELLFIVAMTGLLINGSPTDAGGVSLMLGLIAAAVYAGFWGDRVMSAAMVAVMLTTGTSAIFANDRFTTSLGSAWVMAAGLIVGLVFVLQVLVAGLQQQALIDPLTGVMNRRGLQALTQVRQASGRGVLHRSIALIDIDDFKRINDDLGHAEGDRVLRALAEHWVTGLRSDDIVVRLGGDEFVIVFSRVDADAAEALMARLAERSPAPWTYGLAPWPDGADFDGCLLAADVSLLEKKRARGAARS is encoded by the coding sequence GTGAGTGAGTTGTCGCGCCCGGGGGAGAGCCGTCCACTCCTCAACGCCCGACTGCTCGGCCTCTCCGGCCCCGTCTGGTCGATGATGCTCGTGCTGGGCGCTGGTGTGCTCCTCCTGGTGTTCGGCCTCGTCTTCCCCGCGCACTCCGCACACAATGTGCCGCTCAAGGTCTGCGCCGCGCTTGTCGGCCTCGCTCTGCTTGCTGTGCTTCTCACCCTCCGCAACCGCACGCCCATGTGGGTGCTGTGGGGCGAGCTGCTCTTCATCGTGGCGATGACCGGGCTGCTCATCAACGGCTCGCCGACGGATGCTGGGGGCGTCTCGCTCATGCTCGGCCTGATCGCCGCTGCCGTCTATGCGGGCTTCTGGGGCGATCGTGTCATGTCCGCGGCCATGGTCGCGGTGATGCTCACCACCGGCACGAGCGCGATCTTCGCAAACGACCGTTTCACGACCTCGCTCGGTTCCGCCTGGGTCATGGCGGCCGGACTCATCGTGGGCCTGGTGTTCGTGCTCCAGGTGCTCGTGGCTGGTCTCCAACAGCAGGCGCTCATCGACCCTCTCACCGGTGTCATGAACCGTCGCGGCCTGCAGGCGCTCACGCAGGTGCGCCAGGCATCCGGACGCGGCGTGCTGCACCGCAGCATCGCCCTCATCGACATCGACGACTTCAAGCGCATCAACGACGACCTCGGCCATGCCGAGGGCGACCGCGTGCTGCGTGCCCTCGCGGAGCACTGGGTGACCGGCCTGCGCAGCGACGACATCGTGGTGCGCCTCGGCGGCGACGAGTTCGTCATCGTGTTCAGCCGGGTCGATGCGGATGCTGCGGAGGCGCTCATGGCACGACTGGCCGAGCGGAGTCCCGCCCCGTGGACCTACGGGCTTGCGCCGTGGCCCGACGGGGCAGACTTCGATGGGTGCCTGCTCGCGGCCGATGTCTCCCTGCTTGAGAAGAAGCGCGCGAGGGGCGCAGCCCGCTCCTAG
- a CDS encoding MFS transporter, with protein sequence MPPQGAIVAVLAIAGLCSSFMFTLVVPIQTKLPELLNASREDTAWVVTSTLVAAAVMTPIAGRLGDMYGKRRMVLWLLAVMVVGSIITALSPGLVGVIIGRTLQGAMTGVIPLGISILRDVLHKDRVDSAIALISATLGVGGALGLPISALVTEYTDWHVLFWMTAAFGVIVFALVLWIVPVSVLRTGGRFDYLGAVGMAVGLVGILIALSRGNEWGWTSPSTLLLGVGGVGVLVLWGWYQMRASAPLLNLRVAARLPVLLTNLASIAMGFALFSSSVAYPQILELPVSTGGFGLSLLAASLIVMPSGLVMMLLSPYSGKLAGIFGPKLLLVLGAIALVCAYGFTLLFASEVWQILIANVLIGIGIGFGYSAMPMLIMRSVPQSETGASNGLNALFRSLGTSGAAAVVGAVLATHTEVIGGVPTPTPLAFQYAFLLGGGAALVALLLGLVIPSKRDRQEQHPSLPE encoded by the coding sequence ATGCCGCCGCAGGGTGCCATCGTCGCTGTGCTGGCGATCGCCGGCCTCTGCTCCTCCTTCATGTTCACGCTCGTCGTGCCGATCCAGACGAAGCTGCCCGAGCTGCTCAACGCCAGCAGGGAGGACACCGCCTGGGTCGTGACATCCACCCTTGTCGCCGCCGCCGTCATGACGCCCATTGCCGGTCGACTCGGCGATATGTATGGCAAGCGACGGATGGTGCTGTGGCTGCTGGCCGTCATGGTCGTGGGGTCGATCATCACGGCCCTCTCGCCCGGCCTCGTCGGGGTCATCATCGGCCGCACCCTGCAGGGTGCCATGACCGGCGTCATCCCCCTCGGCATCTCGATCCTGCGCGACGTGCTGCACAAGGACCGGGTCGATTCCGCAATCGCCCTCATCAGCGCCACGCTCGGCGTGGGCGGGGCGCTCGGCCTGCCCATCAGCGCCCTCGTCACCGAGTACACCGACTGGCATGTGCTGTTCTGGATGACCGCGGCATTCGGTGTGATCGTCTTCGCGCTCGTGCTGTGGATCGTGCCCGTGAGCGTGCTGCGCACGGGCGGACGCTTCGACTACCTGGGCGCCGTCGGGATGGCCGTCGGCCTCGTCGGCATTCTCATCGCCCTCTCCCGCGGCAACGAGTGGGGCTGGACATCCCCCAGCACACTCCTGCTCGGTGTCGGCGGTGTCGGCGTGCTGGTGCTGTGGGGTTGGTACCAGATGCGGGCGAGCGCACCGCTGCTGAACCTGCGCGTCGCCGCGAGACTGCCCGTGCTGCTCACCAATCTTGCCTCGATCGCTATGGGCTTCGCCCTGTTCTCCTCGAGCGTCGCCTACCCGCAGATCCTCGAATTGCCGGTCAGCACGGGCGGCTTCGGCCTCTCGCTGCTCGCCGCGAGCCTCATCGTCATGCCGTCTGGCCTGGTCATGATGCTGCTCTCCCCCTACTCGGGCAAGCTCGCCGGGATCTTCGGCCCCAAGTTGCTGCTCGTGCTCGGGGCGATCGCCCTCGTCTGCGCCTACGGCTTCACGCTGCTGTTCGCATCCGAGGTGTGGCAGATCCTGATCGCCAACGTGCTCATCGGCATCGGAATCGGCTTCGGCTACTCGGCGATGCCCATGCTCATCATGCGCTCGGTGCCGCAGAGCGAGACCGGGGCATCCAATGGCCTCAACGCTCTCTTCCGCTCGCTCGGCACGAGCGGGGCGGCGGCCGTCGTCGGCGCCGTGCTGGCCACCCACACCGAGGTCATCGGAGGGGTGCCGACGCCGACCCCGCTGGCGTTCCAGTACGCGTTCCTCCTCGGGGGCGGGGCCGCGCTCGTGGCGCTCCTCCTCGGGCTCGTCATCCCATCCAAGCGGGACCGGCAGGAGCAGCACCCCTCGCTGCCGGAGTAG
- a CDS encoding IclR family transcriptional regulator, giving the protein MQLVIRTLSLLKAIATADQPLSATTLSKSLEIPIPTVHRLMTVMVDEGFAVKDTASRRYGRGPELGALLRREKTSQLAELSLPVLESLHRRFNESVFVSQLSGDAVRCLHGIESSHPLRLNVTPDSTLPWHASASSRVILAQLDDAARDEIIATHQLTRYTDNTPTTLKELRAKLDNARVDGFDICDDEFESQAWAVAAPIFTMDGVVGSITLSAPGGRLSASSDRKRAIEAIREAAQQISESFR; this is encoded by the coding sequence ATGCAGCTGGTGATTCGTACGCTTTCGCTGCTGAAAGCCATTGCCACGGCAGATCAGCCGCTGTCGGCCACGACGCTGAGCAAGAGCCTCGAGATTCCCATTCCTACCGTGCATCGGCTCATGACCGTCATGGTGGACGAAGGCTTCGCTGTTAAGGACACCGCCAGTCGCCGCTATGGCCGGGGGCCGGAGCTGGGTGCGCTGTTGCGGAGAGAGAAGACCTCCCAGTTGGCAGAGCTGTCGCTTCCCGTCCTGGAATCGCTGCATCGACGCTTCAATGAGAGTGTCTTCGTGAGTCAACTGAGCGGTGACGCGGTGCGTTGTCTCCATGGCATCGAGAGCTCACATCCGCTTCGGCTCAATGTCACACCGGACTCCACGCTCCCATGGCACGCGTCGGCATCAAGTCGGGTCATCCTCGCCCAGTTGGACGACGCTGCACGCGATGAGATCATCGCGACGCACCAGCTCACGCGGTACACCGACAACACTCCGACGACACTCAAAGAACTCCGCGCGAAGCTCGACAATGCGCGCGTGGACGGTTTCGACATCTGCGACGACGAGTTCGAAAGCCAGGCCTGGGCGGTTGCGGCACCAATCTTCACTATGGACGGAGTGGTTGGGTCAATCACTCTGAGCGCGCCAGGGGGCCGGCTGAGCGCGAGCAGCGACCGAAAGCGTGCGATCGAAGCAATCCGCGAGGCAGCGCAGCAGATCTCCGAGAGCTTTCGCTAG
- a CDS encoding DctP family TRAP transporter solute-binding subunit translates to MQQRRVTRIAAVATVLSAALLTAGCQSTSSAGSDEGETFTLTFSQVAAETSPEGIAAEKLKELLEERTEGRIEVEVYHNGSLYSQNDQMQALQSNAVQMIAASGANFTTVAPSLQVLSLPFLFDSPADVPEVITRDSAVGASIYENPDLADKNVKVLSIWSAGMKHLGDNEPIRTPADMSGHSYRIQSSDILVSQFEAWGAQPTVMAFSEVYTGLEQGLIDGQENTYANMQGQSMHTVQKYITESSHGLLDMIVAVNLDFYESLPEDLRTILDSTLDDVAEFNYSEVAKTNDDARQVIVDAGTTEIIELTDAERQQWVDMVVPEVWHEFESVIGADVLAELLEARQ, encoded by the coding sequence ATGCAACAACGCCGAGTCACCCGAATAGCTGCCGTCGCGACCGTCCTCTCGGCCGCGCTGCTCACAGCAGGCTGCCAATCGACATCATCCGCTGGCTCAGACGAGGGGGAGACCTTCACCCTGACCTTCTCCCAGGTCGCCGCCGAAACGTCCCCAGAGGGAATCGCCGCAGAGAAGCTCAAGGAACTCCTCGAGGAGCGCACCGAAGGACGCATTGAGGTCGAGGTGTACCACAACGGCTCGCTCTACTCGCAGAACGACCAGATGCAGGCTCTTCAGTCGAACGCCGTCCAGATGATCGCCGCCAGCGGCGCAAACTTCACCACCGTGGCTCCGTCACTTCAGGTGCTGAGCCTTCCCTTCCTCTTCGACTCCCCTGCGGACGTCCCCGAGGTCATCACGAGGGATTCCGCCGTAGGGGCCTCGATCTACGAGAACCCAGACCTCGCCGACAAGAACGTGAAGGTGCTGTCGATCTGGAGCGCCGGAATGAAGCACCTCGGCGACAATGAGCCGATCCGCACGCCGGCTGACATGAGCGGTCACAGCTACCGCATCCAAAGCTCGGACATCCTGGTGAGCCAGTTTGAAGCGTGGGGCGCGCAGCCCACGGTCATGGCCTTCTCCGAGGTGTATACGGGCCTCGAACAGGGCCTCATCGACGGGCAAGAGAACACGTACGCCAACATGCAGGGCCAGAGCATGCACACGGTGCAGAAGTACATCACCGAGTCGTCGCACGGCCTCCTGGACATGATCGTTGCCGTGAACCTCGACTTCTACGAGTCCCTGCCCGAGGACCTGCGCACGATCCTCGACAGCACGCTCGACGACGTAGCCGAGTTCAACTACTCCGAGGTTGCGAAGACAAACGACGACGCCCGTCAGGTCATCGTCGATGCGGGAACGACCGAAATCATCGAACTCACCGACGCTGAGCGCCAGCAGTGGGTCGACATGGTTGTCCCCGAGGTCTGGCACGAGTTCGAAAGCGTCATCGGCGCCGACGTGCTTGCCGAGCTTCTCGAAGCTCGACAGTAA
- a CDS encoding TRAP transporter small permease, which yields MSGFDKTLRRIEEALTWVPLALAAIIGAAQILIRFVFGSHLLWGEEAIIYLIVLSTYVGASLLVRDNGHIAMQVISPFLKRRGKWVMDIIGTTIALVFFALMTYLSVLLVTDPSALNTVTRVLKMPLWMIDSGVLLGFLLMGYHTVRNLVTLLRTRAPLETISETAEALMGIEGQGKGGAVAP from the coding sequence ATGAGCGGGTTCGACAAGACGCTTCGGCGCATAGAGGAGGCCCTGACATGGGTGCCTCTTGCCTTGGCAGCCATCATCGGCGCCGCCCAGATCCTCATACGGTTCGTCTTTGGGTCGCACCTGCTGTGGGGGGAGGAGGCGATCATCTACCTCATTGTCCTCTCGACCTACGTGGGAGCGTCGCTGCTTGTCCGCGATAACGGGCACATCGCCATGCAGGTCATTTCCCCGTTTCTCAAACGGCGCGGCAAGTGGGTCATGGACATCATCGGCACCACGATCGCACTGGTCTTCTTCGCACTCATGACCTACTTGAGCGTGCTTCTCGTGACGGATCCATCCGCATTGAACACCGTCACGCGTGTCTTGAAGATGCCGTTGTGGATGATCGATTCCGGGGTCCTCCTGGGCTTCCTGCTCATGGGCTACCACACCGTTCGCAACCTCGTCACCCTCCTCCGAACAAGGGCTCCCCTCGAGACGATTTCTGAGACTGCAGAAGCGCTTATGGGCATCGAGGGCCAAGGAAAGGGAGGGGCGGTCGCACCATGA
- a CDS encoding TRAP transporter large permease, whose product MIEASIILLVVFIGLLVSSTPIAVALGFASLIYLFLFTPIPLEQLPDKFINSLNMFPLMAIPFFVLAANLMTKGGLGVRLVNAANAVVGGMRGGLAISMIVTCVFFASISGSSPATVVAVGALMIPAMLRNGYGKDFTVGLAATSGSLGILLPPSITFVVYGIITGQSIGSLFLAGIVPGLIAAAGLIILALVVSRVRKFGAAEELRTMTFSDRMRAIRSAALAAGLPVVILGGIYTGVFSPTESAIVAVMYAAIVSLLIYRDITLKDLPGILLSSAKTSAMIMFIIAAGTVFSFVLTLERIPSDLAKSVLSSDISPFVFLLIVNVLLLAVGLFMETTSAMLILVPILFPIAMQLGIDPIHFGVIVVLNLEIGMMTPPLGLNLFVASGLTGMNILRVAKAALPSVAVLLVTLALVTFVPQLSLMLLGD is encoded by the coding sequence ATGATCGAAGCCAGCATCATTCTCCTGGTCGTCTTTATCGGCCTCCTTGTCAGCTCCACCCCGATTGCGGTCGCCCTCGGCTTCGCGAGCCTGATCTACCTTTTCCTCTTCACTCCGATCCCCCTTGAGCAGCTTCCCGACAAGTTCATCAACTCGTTGAACATGTTCCCTCTCATGGCGATCCCGTTCTTCGTGCTCGCCGCCAACCTGATGACGAAGGGCGGGCTGGGCGTCCGGCTCGTCAATGCGGCAAACGCGGTCGTGGGCGGCATGCGGGGCGGCCTTGCCATCTCCATGATCGTGACCTGTGTGTTCTTCGCGTCGATCTCGGGGTCGAGCCCAGCCACGGTTGTCGCGGTCGGAGCGCTCATGATCCCTGCGATGCTCCGCAACGGGTACGGAAAGGATTTCACCGTAGGCCTGGCGGCCACATCAGGCTCCCTTGGAATCCTGCTGCCCCCCTCCATCACGTTCGTCGTGTACGGCATCATCACTGGACAGTCAATCGGCTCCCTTTTCCTGGCGGGAATCGTGCCGGGGCTCATCGCAGCCGCAGGTCTCATCATCCTTGCCCTCGTCGTCTCGCGAGTGCGCAAGTTCGGCGCAGCCGAAGAGCTACGCACCATGACCTTCAGTGACCGGATGCGCGCCATTCGTTCGGCTGCATTGGCCGCCGGGTTGCCCGTGGTGATCCTCGGAGGCATCTACACAGGGGTGTTCTCCCCGACGGAGTCCGCCATCGTCGCCGTCATGTACGCAGCGATCGTCTCGCTACTCATCTACCGAGACATCACACTCAAGGACCTTCCGGGGATCCTGCTTTCGTCGGCCAAGACGTCCGCAATGATCATGTTCATCATTGCGGCGGGCACTGTGTTCTCGTTCGTGCTCACGTTGGAACGCATTCCCTCGGACCTCGCGAAGAGTGTGCTGAGTAGCGACATCAGTCCGTTCGTGTTCCTCCTCATTGTGAACGTACTGCTCCTGGCCGTGGGCCTGTTCATGGAAACGACCAGCGCCATGCTGATCCTCGTCCCCATCCTGTTCCCGATCGCAATGCAGCTGGGTATCGATCCGATCCACTTCGGCGTGATCGTGGTGCTCAATCTCGAGATCGGCATGATGACCCCGCCCCTTGGGCTCAATCTCTTCGTCGCAAGCGGCCTGACCGGGATGAACATCCTGCGCGTTGCCAAGGCGGCACTGCCGAGCGTCGCTGTGCTGCTGGTCACTCTCGCCCTCGTCACCTTCGTGCCCCAGCTCAGTCTCATGTTGCTCGGCGACTAG
- a CDS encoding SDR family NAD(P)-dependent oxidoreductase has product MVQAQTAIISGAASGIGQATAVRLARRGVAIVAGYYPGDPHDVEETCKQVREVGGSIVAVPVDVRSREECDALAATAVEHFGRIDIAVAAAGIVRISPIEEMSDGDWDNVLSVDLGGVMRVFRATVERMEGPGALVAVSSVTGGIYGWDDHSHYASAKAGVIGLSRSLAVELSPRRIRVNVVLPGLIETPQTMDGVNSMGAENLAKAHDVIPLSRIGAAEEVAGAIDFLASDAASYITGQQLVVDGGLSARRPHTFPSST; this is encoded by the coding sequence TTGGTACAAGCACAGACGGCGATCATCTCCGGGGCTGCATCGGGTATCGGGCAAGCGACCGCCGTGCGGCTCGCACGCCGAGGAGTAGCCATCGTCGCCGGGTACTACCCGGGAGACCCGCACGACGTCGAGGAGACCTGCAAGCAGGTTCGCGAGGTGGGAGGCAGCATCGTCGCGGTGCCGGTCGACGTCCGCTCCCGCGAAGAATGCGACGCACTGGCAGCAACGGCGGTCGAGCACTTCGGAAGGATCGATATCGCGGTGGCCGCCGCCGGCATCGTGCGCATCAGCCCGATCGAGGAAATGTCCGATGGTGACTGGGACAACGTGCTGTCGGTCGACCTGGGCGGGGTCATGCGCGTCTTCCGCGCAACGGTCGAGCGCATGGAGGGTCCCGGAGCGCTCGTCGCCGTGTCTTCTGTGACGGGTGGAATCTACGGTTGGGACGACCACTCGCACTACGCATCGGCGAAAGCCGGGGTGATCGGCCTCTCTCGATCGCTCGCTGTGGAACTCAGCCCGCGCCGCATTCGCGTGAATGTGGTGCTTCCCGGACTCATTGAGACGCCGCAGACCATGGACGGCGTCAACTCGATGGGCGCCGAGAACCTCGCAAAGGCGCACGACGTCATCCCGTTGTCGAGAATCGGCGCGGCAGAAGAGGTGGCAGGAGCTATCGATTTCCTCGCCAGCGACGCAGCCAGCTACATCACCGGACAGCAGCTCGTCGTTGACGGTGGGCTGAGCGCTCGTCGCCCCCATACGTTCCCCAGCAGCACCTGA
- a CDS encoding SDR family NAD(P)-dependent oxidoreductase, whose product MLSNKKAIITGGSSGIGAAIARLFVENGAAVALLDRNVSAGEALAAELGTASFALEVDVADAAGVERAVDGAVARLGGLDILVNAAGVLGEKPIAEMSVEEFDRVVDINLRGTFITIRYAVRHFDAERGGRIINLASQLGIKGGTPMAHYVASKAGVIGMTKALALELAPQGILVNAIAPGPIDTPLLDNVSAEWRAGKQAELPLGRFGTPEEVAPTALLLASSPGGNIYVGQTLGPNSGDVMP is encoded by the coding sequence ATGTTGTCGAACAAGAAGGCCATCATCACGGGCGGCTCCAGCGGCATCGGAGCGGCGATCGCGCGCCTCTTCGTCGAGAACGGTGCCGCGGTCGCCCTGCTCGATCGCAACGTCTCCGCTGGCGAGGCGCTCGCCGCGGAGCTGGGGACCGCGTCGTTCGCGCTTGAGGTGGACGTGGCGGATGCCGCGGGCGTCGAGCGTGCGGTCGACGGCGCCGTCGCGCGGCTCGGCGGGCTCGACATCCTCGTCAATGCGGCGGGGGTGCTCGGCGAGAAGCCCATCGCGGAGATGAGCGTCGAGGAGTTCGACCGCGTCGTCGACATCAACCTCAGGGGCACCTTCATCACCATCCGGTACGCCGTGCGCCACTTCGACGCCGAGCGCGGCGGGCGCATCATCAATCTCGCGTCGCAACTCGGCATCAAGGGCGGCACCCCGATGGCGCACTATGTCGCGTCGAAGGCGGGGGTCATTGGCATGACGAAGGCCTTGGCGCTCGAACTCGCGCCGCAGGGGATCCTGGTCAATGCGATCGCGCCAGGTCCCATCGACACCCCGCTGCTCGACAACGTGAGCGCCGAGTGGCGGGCTGGCAAACAGGCGGAGCTTCCGCTCGGTCGCTTCGGCACACCCGAGGAAGTGGCGCCGACCGCGCTACTGCTCGCGTCGAGCCCCGGCGGCAACATTTACGTTGGACAGACGCTCGGGCCCAACAGTGGCGACGTGATGCCGTAG